From Opitutaceae bacterium, the proteins below share one genomic window:
- a CDS encoding pyridoxal phosphate-dependent aminotransferase produces MAASSIPLSSWASNIAPSPTLAVDAKAKALIAAGVDVCGFGAGEPDFDTPEFIKEAAVKALADGKTKYAPTPGIAPLLEALAAKYQRTHGLTVAPSQVVVSPGGKFSCYLAILATCGPGDEVIIPAPYWVSYPEMVKLAGARPVIVPTDDSSGFQMTPEQFEAAITPATRLVVINSPSNPTGAVYNRKEMEALAEVAVRRGVTIMSDEIYEHLLYDGAEHVSPAALNQETADRTIIVSGFSKTFSMTGWRLGTLVAPPAVAKAIVNIQSQTSSNATTFAQYGALAALRENRLAEEAVATMLKAFDRRRRFLHEQMNAIPGISCLLAGGAFYLFPNISGLGMDSTTLAARLLEEANVAVVPGIAFGSDAHMRLSYATSDEIIEKGAERIAQFVSGL; encoded by the coding sequence ATGGCAGCTTCCTCAATACCTCTCTCCTCCTGGGCGAGCAATATCGCTCCGTCACCAACCCTGGCGGTCGACGCCAAAGCGAAGGCTCTGATCGCGGCCGGAGTGGATGTCTGTGGTTTTGGAGCCGGTGAACCGGACTTTGACACCCCCGAATTCATCAAGGAAGCAGCGGTCAAGGCTCTGGCCGACGGCAAGACCAAGTATGCGCCCACCCCTGGGATTGCACCGCTGCTCGAAGCCCTGGCCGCCAAGTACCAGAGAACCCATGGCCTCACCGTTGCGCCTTCGCAGGTCGTCGTCAGTCCCGGAGGCAAGTTTTCCTGTTACCTGGCCATTCTGGCGACCTGCGGCCCGGGCGATGAAGTGATCATTCCGGCTCCCTACTGGGTGAGCTACCCCGAGATGGTGAAGCTGGCGGGAGCTCGGCCGGTCATCGTTCCGACTGATGACAGTTCGGGTTTCCAGATGACTCCGGAACAGTTTGAAGCCGCGATCACCCCGGCCACGCGTCTGGTCGTGATCAACAGTCCGTCCAATCCGACCGGCGCGGTCTACAACCGGAAAGAGATGGAAGCCCTCGCCGAGGTCGCGGTCCGGCGCGGTGTCACCATCATGTCGGACGAAATCTATGAGCATCTCCTCTATGACGGCGCCGAGCATGTTTCACCTGCCGCGCTCAACCAGGAGACGGCGGACCGGACCATCATTGTCTCGGGTTTCAGCAAGACGTTTTCCATGACAGGCTGGCGACTAGGCACCCTGGTGGCCCCACCGGCGGTGGCCAAGGCGATCGTCAATATCCAGAGCCAGACCTCGTCCAATGCAACCACCTTCGCTCAGTATGGAGCCCTTGCGGCTCTGCGTGAGAACCGTCTGGCGGAAGAAGCTGTCGCCACCATGCTCAAGGCCTTCGACCGGCGCCGTCGTTTTCTCCATGAACAGATGAACGCGATCCCCGGGATCTCCTGCCTCCTGGCGGGAGGCGCGTTCTACCTCTTTCCGAATATCTCCGGACTTGGAATGGACTCGACCACCCTGGCGGCCCGGCTCCTCGAGGAGGCCAACGTCGCCGTGGTCCCTGGAATCGCCTTCGGGTCCGATGCGCATATGCGACTGAGCTACGCGACTTCGGATGAAATCATTGAAAAAGGGGCCGAGCGGATCGCGCAGTTCGTTTCCGGACTCTGA
- the ugpC gene encoding sn-glycerol-3-phosphate ABC transporter ATP-binding protein UgpC, with product MAKVLIENLVKIYPERKGPGVRAVNNINLEIQDREFMVLVGPSGCGKSTTLRMIAGLEEISEGTISIDGRVINNVLPKDRDIAMVFQNYALYPHMSVYDNMAFGLKLRKFPKTEIESRVRDAAGILGIEELLDRKPKALSGGQRQRVAVGRAIVRKPKVFLFDEPLSNLDAKMRVSTRTEISKLHARLATTMIYVTHDQVEAMTMGDRITVMKDGNIMQVAEPLNLYNDPSNVFVAGFIGSPPMNFMHGTLESAGNRLTFVEKNPSPKAVRLELNDELSRRGANHIGKHVIFGIRPENVQDALHVDNPNPARTASINVEVAEPMGHETYLYLDTGAHSFIARVRSDHIFDTGRPLDIVFDMDNGHLFDGQTEQAMK from the coding sequence ATGGCAAAAGTCCTAATTGAGAATCTGGTAAAGATCTACCCCGAGCGCAAAGGTCCGGGAGTCCGAGCCGTCAACAATATCAATCTCGAAATCCAGGACCGCGAGTTCATGGTGCTGGTCGGCCCGTCGGGATGCGGCAAGTCCACCACTCTTCGCATGATCGCGGGACTCGAGGAGATTTCAGAGGGCACCATCTCGATCGACGGTCGCGTCATCAACAACGTGCTGCCCAAGGATCGCGACATCGCGATGGTCTTTCAGAACTACGCGCTCTATCCGCACATGTCGGTCTATGACAATATGGCGTTCGGTTTGAAACTGCGGAAGTTCCCCAAGACCGAGATCGAATCGCGGGTCCGGGACGCGGCGGGCATCCTCGGGATCGAGGAACTTCTCGATCGCAAACCCAAAGCGCTGTCCGGCGGCCAACGCCAGCGCGTCGCGGTCGGTCGCGCCATCGTGCGCAAACCCAAGGTTTTCCTTTTCGACGAGCCCCTGTCCAATCTCGATGCGAAGATGCGGGTATCGACGCGGACCGAGATCTCAAAGCTCCACGCCCGACTGGCCACGACGATGATCTACGTCACCCACGACCAGGTCGAGGCCATGACGATGGGAGATCGGATCACCGTGATGAAGGACGGCAACATCATGCAGGTGGCGGAACCCCTCAACCTTTACAACGATCCGTCCAATGTTTTCGTCGCCGGGTTCATCGGAAGTCCTCCCATGAACTTCATGCATGGGACTCTCGAATCAGCAGGAAACCGACTGACCTTTGTCGAAAAGAACCCGAGTCCGAAGGCCGTCCGACTCGAACTGAATGACGAGCTTTCCCGCCGCGGCGCCAATCACATCGGCAAGCATGTCATCTTTGGAATCCGTCCGGAAAATGTCCAGGATGCACTCCACGTCGACAACCCCAATCCGGCCCGCACCGCTTCGATAAACGTGGAAGTCGCCGAGCCGATGGGCCACGAGACCTATCTCTATCTGGATACCGGCGCCCATTCCTTCATCGCGCGCGTGCGCAGTGATCACATCTTCGACACCGGAAGACCGCTCGACATCGTTTTCGACATGGACAACGGCCACCTTTTCGACGGACAGACCGAACAGGCGATGAAATAG
- the secG gene encoding preprotein translocase subunit SecG has protein sequence MSLLLGIFTFILIIVSLFMMLVILMQRSKSDGGLGASLGGGMAESTFGAETNTVLFNATRNAAIAFFVLSFGLYLGHLWVRNHAEVADSGLPDAAPALSPVGTEVGVEAGAPLIEFPTTEEPVAAPVDDSGNTSAESPAP, from the coding sequence ATGAGTCTGTTACTCGGCATTTTCACATTCATTCTCATCATCGTCAGTCTTTTCATGATGCTGGTGATCCTCATGCAGCGTTCGAAGTCCGACGGAGGCCTCGGGGCGTCGCTCGGGGGCGGGATGGCGGAGTCAACCTTTGGCGCTGAGACCAACACGGTTCTCTTCAATGCGACGCGCAATGCGGCGATCGCCTTCTTCGTGCTGAGCTTCGGTCTTTACCTGGGGCACCTTTGGGTGCGCAATCATGCGGAGGTAGCCGACAGCGGACTCCCTGATGCCGCTCCGGCGCTTTCACCTGTCGGAACCGAGGTTGGAGTGGAGGCGGGTGCCCCGCTGATCGAGTTTCCGACAACGGAAGAACCGGTTGCGGCGCCTGTCGACGACTCGGGCAACACGTCTGCCGAGTCGCCTGCTCCGTAA
- a CDS encoding SulP family inorganic anion transporter, with the protein MNIRSIISPHWVRSVWSVAIHPPIHFFPFSRAVRSYGLRDFLRDARAAGPVAVVAFIQGMTCASIAGLPIEYGILSAIVAAIMGGVFSGSRLLVIGPTNAIAILVFSTLAASDFSLTEKAVAMPALLLMTGLILIAASWFRIASLTQYVSRSVVTAYLTGAAGMIAITQLKYALGLNIEETGILLQNLFETVRQLPSTHLPSLVVALSTGLVFVLFHFRVRAVPASVAAFLAGSGAALIAHSLGYTLVPVAVVSPDLLPSGEFAISFDLISLLSRVALAIALMSFLETSVIGKSNAARTGVRFDGNQQMFAIGMANLTAAFSSGMPVSGSRTRSQLNLQLGAVTPVAAVLSGVFCVVIFILVRPFVIDLTRPVLATVAIGITMTLVDRDAFRVILRSTPSDVLVLTVTLLSCLFFPLDAALYLGAGLSIVFFLKKVGVPELVEYAFTEDGHLAEIARRDRRSEPDISIVHVEGDLFFGAAELFLDQARRVFEDPNLKVIILRMKNAHHLDATCAMAIRELLEFAKKSDRHIIVSGAHRQIFRVFRNSGLLDLLGRKNFFMEVPSNPTVSTRNALKRAQTLLGQQKANIRIYVDPAKQNAKAAP; encoded by the coding sequence GTGAATATCCGATCCATCATCAGCCCCCACTGGGTACGTTCCGTCTGGAGCGTGGCGATCCACCCTCCGATTCATTTCTTCCCGTTCAGTCGGGCGGTCAGAAGCTACGGCCTTCGCGACTTCCTCCGGGACGCTCGGGCGGCCGGGCCGGTTGCCGTCGTCGCCTTCATCCAAGGCATGACCTGCGCCTCGATCGCCGGACTCCCCATCGAATACGGCATTCTCTCTGCCATCGTCGCGGCCATCATGGGAGGCGTCTTTTCCGGTTCCCGATTGCTGGTCATCGGACCCACCAACGCCATTGCGATCCTGGTTTTCAGCACCCTGGCGGCTTCTGATTTCTCCTTAACGGAAAAAGCGGTCGCCATGCCGGCCCTTCTCCTGATGACGGGCCTCATCCTGATCGCGGCCTCCTGGTTCCGGATCGCCAGCCTGACCCAATATGTTTCCCGCAGTGTGGTGACGGCCTACCTGACCGGGGCCGCCGGGATGATTGCCATTACCCAACTCAAGTACGCGCTCGGCCTCAACATCGAAGAGACCGGCATCCTCCTGCAGAACCTGTTTGAGACCGTCCGGCAACTCCCTTCGACTCACCTGCCCAGCCTGGTCGTGGCCCTGTCGACCGGCCTGGTCTTTGTGCTCTTCCACTTCCGGGTGCGCGCCGTCCCCGCCTCGGTGGCCGCCTTTCTTGCCGGAAGCGGCGCGGCCCTCATCGCACATTCACTCGGCTACACCCTCGTTCCGGTGGCCGTCGTTTCCCCGGATTTGCTTCCCTCGGGCGAATTCGCGATCAGCTTCGACCTGATCAGTCTGCTTTCCCGAGTGGCCCTCGCCATCGCGCTCATGTCCTTTCTGGAAACCTCCGTCATCGGAAAGTCCAACGCCGCCCGCACCGGAGTGCGGTTCGATGGAAACCAGCAGATGTTCGCCATCGGCATGGCCAATCTGACCGCTGCCTTTTCATCCGGCATGCCTGTTTCAGGATCACGGACCCGATCGCAACTCAACCTTCAACTCGGCGCGGTCACACCCGTCGCCGCCGTTCTCAGCGGCGTCTTCTGCGTAGTCATCTTCATTCTCGTCCGTCCTTTTGTCATCGATCTGACCCGTCCCGTCCTCGCCACCGTCGCCATCGGCATCACCATGACTCTGGTAGATCGCGACGCCTTCCGGGTCATCCTGCGCTCCACTCCATCCGATGTCCTCGTCCTCACGGTCACCCTGCTCTCGTGTCTTTTTTTTCCTCTCGATGCCGCGCTCTACCTGGGCGCAGGCCTTTCGATCGTCTTTTTCCTCAAGAAGGTCGGCGTGCCCGAACTGGTAGAATACGCGTTCACTGAAGATGGGCACCTTGCCGAAATCGCCAGAAGGGACCGCCGTTCCGAACCCGACATCTCCATCGTCCACGTGGAAGGTGACCTCTTCTTCGGAGCGGCCGAACTCTTCCTCGATCAGGCACGGCGGGTTTTTGAAGATCCCAACCTCAAGGTGATCATCCTGCGCATGAAGAACGCCCATCACCTGGATGCGACCTGCGCGATGGCGATCCGTGAACTGCTCGAGTTCGCGAAAAAGAGCGACCGGCATATCATCGTATCCGGGGCTCACCGACAGATCTTCCGGGTGTTCCGCAATTCCGGCCTGCTGGATCTGCTGGGAAGGAAGAATTTCTTCATGGAAGTGCCCTCAAACCCGACCGTCTCCACCCGAAACGCCCTGAAACGGGCCCAGACACTTCTGGGTCAACAGAAGGCAAATATCCGCATCTACGTCGACCCCGCCAAACAGAACGCCAAAGCCGCGCCCTGA
- a CDS encoding SulP family inorganic anion transporter translates to MGHHLHRITSRFSGRFSVPVIDLFPFRNVVAGYNSAQARADLSAGLNVALLAFPQGMAYALIAGLPIQYGLFGSAIATIVGPLFAGSRFIVLGPTNATSVLLLSTFLAIGIPENERATLLPIILCLTALFQIVGAYLNVATLIQFISRSVVVGYITAAAVLIMANQVQNILGFKISGASTFADVVTRTFESLPQTRWSTVALSLLTGAIFLALRRWFGRLPNVAITLVLASLVAFGFRHIGFGVETLKAVTADSFSITLPHLDLANAGVLISAALAISFLSVLEGSSIGKSLAAMSGARLNTNQELFSMGMANLACGFFNGMPASGSLTRSVLNWTSGAATPMASIFSGLICVGLFLGLGSFIAFIPKAALAVVVVFVALSLIDRNQIRLMTRTTRGDAAVFILTFSSALLFPLDTAIYVGATLSIVVFLFQAGEPELIEYTYDDTGDMTEMRKDESRRNPEISIVHVEGSIFFAAAELLQEQLRRVCDDPFLRVIILRLKNAHHLDASTILALEELVTFMREHDRVLIISGARKDVYRICKRTGLLDLVGRQNFFLEWPQNPTLSNRNALKRAMEILDGGDAEIRIFGETR, encoded by the coding sequence GTGGGCCACCATCTTCATCGTATTACGTCGCGGTTCTCCGGGCGATTCTCCGTCCCGGTCATCGACCTGTTCCCTTTTCGGAACGTGGTTGCCGGCTACAACTCCGCCCAGGCCAGGGCCGACCTGTCCGCGGGACTCAACGTCGCCCTTCTTGCCTTTCCCCAAGGCATGGCCTACGCTCTGATTGCGGGCCTGCCCATCCAGTATGGCCTGTTTGGTTCAGCCATCGCCACCATCGTCGGACCACTCTTTGCCGGATCCCGATTCATCGTCCTCGGCCCGACAAACGCCACCTCGGTGCTCCTGCTGAGCACCTTTCTCGCGATCGGTATTCCGGAAAACGAGCGGGCGACCCTTTTGCCGATCATCCTCTGTCTGACCGCGCTCTTCCAGATTGTCGGCGCCTACCTCAATGTCGCCACTCTCATCCAGTTCATCTCGCGCAGTGTCGTCGTCGGATACATCACGGCGGCGGCGGTCCTTATCATGGCGAATCAGGTTCAGAACATACTCGGTTTCAAGATCTCCGGGGCCTCGACCTTCGCCGACGTCGTCACGCGCACATTCGAGTCCCTGCCGCAGACCCGCTGGTCCACCGTTGCCCTCAGCCTTCTGACCGGCGCCATCTTCCTCGCCCTCCGGCGTTGGTTCGGTCGCTTGCCCAATGTCGCCATCACCCTCGTCCTTGCCAGTCTCGTCGCCTTCGGTTTCCGCCACATCGGTTTCGGGGTCGAAACCCTGAAGGCCGTTACTGCCGATTCGTTTTCCATCACCCTGCCCCACCTCGATCTGGCCAATGCCGGAGTCCTGATCAGTGCCGCTCTGGCCATCTCCTTCCTCTCCGTTCTCGAGGGTTCTTCCATCGGAAAATCCCTTGCCGCCATGTCCGGCGCCCGCCTCAACACCAACCAGGAACTCTTCAGCATGGGCATGGCCAATCTGGCCTGCGGATTCTTCAACGGAATGCCCGCCTCAGGCTCCCTCACCCGTTCCGTGCTCAACTGGACCAGCGGCGCCGCCACTCCCATGGCCAGCATTTTCTCCGGCCTGATCTGCGTGGGCCTCTTCCTTGGTCTCGGCAGTTTCATCGCCTTTATCCCCAAGGCGGCTCTTGCCGTCGTCGTGGTCTTCGTCGCGCTCTCTCTCATCGACCGCAATCAGATCCGTCTCATGACCCGGACGACCCGCGGGGATGCCGCCGTCTTCATCCTCACGTTCAGTTCGGCCCTCCTCTTCCCTCTCGACACGGCCATCTACGTCGGAGCCACCCTCTCCATCGTCGTCTTCCTCTTCCAGGCCGGCGAGCCGGAGTTGATCGAGTACACCTATGACGATACCGGCGACATGACCGAAATGAGGAAGGACGAGTCCCGCCGCAATCCCGAGATCTCCATCGTTCACGTCGAAGGAAGCATCTTCTTCGCAGCCGCGGAACTCCTCCAGGAACAGTTGCGAAGGGTCTGCGACGACCCCTTCCTCCGCGTAATCATCCTGCGGCTGAAGAACGCCCACCACCTTGACGCGTCGACCATCCTTGCCCTTGAGGAACTCGTCACCTTCATGCGTGAACACGACCGGGTGCTCATCATCTCGGGAGCCCGGAAAGACGTCTATCGCATCTGCAAGCGGACCGGCCTGCTCGATCTTGTCGGCCGGCAGAACTTCTTCCTGGAGTGGCCGCAGAACCCGACGCTCTCCAACCGCAACGCCCTCAAGCGCGCCATGGAGATCCTCGATGGGGGCGACGCCGAAATCCGAATTTTTGGCGAGACCCGCTGA
- a CDS encoding alpha/beta hydrolase-fold protein: MLEELLIGSVALGRNRSVWVDSPDGHEPTRLCLILDAENYLGKIGIGAILNGMEQAGEVGPMTLVFVPCVTPENRHSEYACHPDFARFLCDDLMGWARARFPSLEAGGHGMVGLSLSGLQAIWTALRHPSLFGAVVAQSPSAWYRGECLKGEVKPVVDSGTAFRISVGSEETTFGEVFQPGDLHQTSSQIESCGRLVAALRQAGHEVDFSVFEGNHDSEFWAAEMPEVLRWIWGRIGGGDRSGGG; the protein is encoded by the coding sequence ATGCTTGAGGAATTGCTGATCGGGAGCGTGGCGCTCGGGCGGAACCGTTCCGTCTGGGTCGATTCGCCCGACGGACATGAACCGACCCGGCTCTGCCTCATCCTCGATGCGGAGAATTACCTCGGCAAGATCGGCATCGGGGCGATCCTCAATGGGATGGAGCAGGCGGGGGAAGTGGGCCCGATGACGTTGGTCTTTGTGCCCTGTGTGACCCCGGAAAACCGACATTCCGAATACGCCTGTCACCCGGATTTCGCACGTTTCCTCTGCGACGATCTCATGGGTTGGGCGCGCGCGCGCTTCCCGTCTCTTGAAGCGGGCGGACATGGCATGGTCGGCTTGAGTCTGAGCGGTCTGCAGGCGATCTGGACCGCGTTGCGCCATCCCTCTCTCTTCGGGGCGGTTGTCGCGCAGTCGCCGTCGGCATGGTATCGGGGGGAATGCTTGAAAGGAGAGGTCAAGCCGGTTGTCGATTCCGGCACGGCATTTCGGATCAGCGTCGGCTCCGAGGAAACCACTTTTGGGGAAGTCTTCCAACCCGGCGATCTGCATCAGACGAGCAGTCAGATTGAGTCGTGTGGTCGCCTGGTTGCGGCGCTCCGGCAGGCCGGCCATGAGGTTGATTTCTCAGTCTTCGAAGGCAACCACGACTCAGAATTTTGGGCGGCCGAGATGCCGGAGGTCCTTCGCTGGATCTGGGGCCGGATCGGAGGCGGCGACCGATCCGGCGGGGGATAA
- a CDS encoding RNA-binding S4 domain-containing protein gives MKNDSSAGSAPIRTVTVENLPIELCKILKMEGLVRSGGEAKHVIADGRVILNGEVETRKRRQIVAGDRIIFAGVSLLVAPGADRTGEAAHPQRRGVSDA, from the coding sequence ATGAAAAACGACTCTTCAGCGGGCTCCGCGCCCATTCGGACCGTGACGGTGGAAAACCTTCCGATCGAGCTCTGCAAAATCCTCAAAATGGAGGGACTGGTGCGGAGCGGCGGCGAAGCCAAGCATGTGATCGCCGACGGTCGGGTGATCCTCAACGGGGAAGTGGAAACGCGGAAGCGAAGACAGATCGTGGCCGGAGATCGCATCATCTTCGCGGGCGTCTCCCTGCTTGTCGCGCCCGGCGCGGACCGGACCGGAGAAGCCGCACACCCGCAGCGGAGAGGGGTGTCGGATGCTTGA
- a CDS encoding glycerophosphodiester phosphodiesterase family protein, with product MKIALLQPPYPSDGSAEAAVRCHEWMIGSIQALTPGGCDLLLLPEYANTPGLEDGDLMRSFALEQGVAFLDRLAEESRRLECLVVAGIVWNRGARWLNGVAVFDSGRRSEPSPEKLHLTEAESTRLRLDPGLRMQVIRWRGHLLGFAPCFDLYFSEVSEALAFAKVDLVVSPSYQRSESPGRIRLLARGRALDTGAWLIRSGYAMEGGSSGGESLVAAPDGSLVATGGQQAGIVRCQVDLSEKWMKPHSHGQAVIEHRVLLEGHRRPGLYRNAQERIQASLAAPAPKLCAHRGLSHVCPENTLPAFSAALALGVHEIEFDLWLSRDGVPVVCHDPRVDRTTDGQGVVTDLDWADLRRMDAGIRMGELWRGIRLPRFEEVIELVDHRAVMNIHLKDAGPDGRLVRLVCDLLRRHGLVDLAYIAGHAEDVLAFARRYDPDIGRASLIGQDRPETQQVVAEAHACRRIQFPRTVTAAHCRRAHDAGLVCNLFYSDEVADARRFLDIGIDVLLTNRANLLLDQGVAVPLVRPDSPEIPSIHP from the coding sequence ATGAAAATCGCCCTTCTCCAGCCTCCCTATCCGTCGGACGGAAGCGCTGAAGCGGCGGTTCGTTGTCACGAGTGGATGATCGGTTCAATCCAGGCGCTGACTCCGGGCGGGTGCGATCTTCTCCTTCTCCCGGAATACGCCAATACCCCGGGCTTGGAGGACGGCGATCTCATGCGCTCATTTGCTCTCGAACAGGGGGTCGCATTTCTCGATCGACTGGCGGAAGAATCCCGGCGCTTGGAGTGTCTGGTGGTCGCGGGTATCGTCTGGAATCGCGGAGCCCGCTGGCTCAACGGGGTGGCCGTTTTTGATTCCGGCCGGCGGTCGGAGCCGTCGCCCGAGAAGCTGCACCTTACCGAAGCGGAGTCGACCCGGCTCCGTCTTGACCCGGGTTTGCGGATGCAGGTGATCCGTTGGCGGGGACACTTGCTGGGATTCGCGCCCTGCTTCGATCTTTATTTTTCCGAGGTCTCGGAGGCCCTGGCCTTTGCGAAGGTCGATCTTGTGGTTTCTCCCAGTTACCAGCGCTCGGAATCTCCCGGACGAATCCGTCTCCTGGCCCGAGGTCGGGCGCTTGATACCGGGGCCTGGTTGATCCGCAGCGGCTACGCCATGGAAGGGGGATCTTCCGGTGGCGAGTCTCTGGTGGCCGCGCCGGACGGTTCCCTGGTGGCCACTGGCGGTCAGCAGGCGGGCATCGTCCGGTGCCAGGTGGATCTGTCCGAGAAGTGGATGAAGCCCCATTCTCACGGACAAGCTGTGATCGAGCATCGGGTTCTCCTCGAAGGCCATCGACGCCCCGGCCTCTACCGGAATGCCCAGGAACGGATACAGGCCAGCCTTGCGGCTCCGGCCCCGAAGCTTTGCGCCCACCGGGGACTCAGTCATGTCTGTCCCGAGAACACCCTGCCCGCTTTTTCGGCCGCGCTTGCCCTCGGGGTGCACGAGATCGAGTTCGATCTGTGGCTCAGTCGCGACGGTGTTCCGGTGGTCTGTCATGATCCGCGGGTGGATCGTACGACCGACGGCCAGGGCGTCGTGACGGATCTGGACTGGGCGGACCTGCGTCGGATGGATGCCGGGATCCGGATGGGTGAGCTTTGGCGGGGCATTCGCCTGCCTCGCTTCGAAGAGGTCATTGAGCTGGTCGATCATCGTGCGGTCATGAACATCCACCTCAAGGACGCCGGACCGGACGGGAGGCTCGTCCGGCTGGTCTGTGATCTGCTACGCAGACATGGGCTGGTCGACCTCGCTTATATCGCCGGGCACGCCGAAGATGTCCTGGCCTTTGCCCGTCGGTATGATCCGGATATCGGGCGTGCCTCATTGATCGGGCAGGATCGGCCGGAGACCCAGCAGGTCGTGGCCGAGGCTCACGCCTGCCGCCGCATTCAATTTCCAAGAACGGTGACTGCCGCACACTGTCGGCGGGCTCATGATGCCGGCCTCGTCTGCAATCTCTTCTACTCGGATGAGGTTGCCGATGCCCGTCGCTTTCTCGATATTGGCATTGATGTCCTACTGACCAACCGGGCCAATCTGCTCCTAGACCAGGGAGTGGCGGTGCCGTTGGTGAGACCGGACAGCCCGGAAATCCCCTCCATTCATCCATGA
- the fbaA gene encoding class II fructose-bisphosphate aldolase has protein sequence MPVATPKQFAAMIDAAQQGGYAYPAVNVTSITTINAALKAFAESKSDGIIQFSTGGGQFASGLAVNDAAFGCIVLAEAAHRLAEKYDVLIGLHTDHCQPEKAAGFLKPLIEATAARRAKGENNLFQMHMLDASGLPLAENMKISQEYLKLCADQEIILEIEAGVVGGEEDGAAGSEDTPSEKLYTTPEDMLAVYEALNGRGRYMFAATFGNVHGAYKPGAVKLRPKILKQGQDAVIAKYGKEAEFDLVFHGGSGSDLSDIRETLGYGVVKMNIDTDTQYAFTRPIVTHICSNIEGVLKIDGEVGNKKTYDPRSYLKKAEQSMANRMKVACEDLQSVGKTIFGKV, from the coding sequence ATGCCTGTAGCCACACCGAAACAATTTGCCGCCATGATCGACGCTGCCCAGCAGGGCGGCTACGCCTACCCGGCAGTCAACGTGACGTCCATCACCACAATCAACGCCGCCCTCAAGGCGTTTGCCGAATCCAAATCGGATGGCATCATTCAATTCTCCACCGGTGGCGGTCAGTTCGCTTCCGGTCTCGCAGTCAACGATGCCGCGTTCGGCTGCATCGTTCTGGCCGAGGCCGCACACCGACTGGCCGAGAAGTACGACGTCCTGATTGGCCTGCATACCGATCATTGCCAACCCGAGAAGGCCGCCGGTTTCCTCAAGCCCCTGATCGAGGCCACCGCCGCCCGTCGGGCCAAGGGAGAGAACAATCTCTTCCAGATGCACATGCTGGATGCTTCCGGCCTGCCTCTGGCCGAGAACATGAAGATCTCCCAGGAATATCTCAAACTTTGTGCCGATCAGGAGATCATCCTTGAAATCGAAGCCGGCGTGGTCGGAGGCGAGGAAGACGGCGCCGCCGGCAGCGAGGATACCCCCTCCGAAAAGCTCTACACCACTCCGGAAGACATGCTCGCCGTTTACGAGGCCCTCAACGGACGCGGCCGCTACATGTTCGCCGCGACCTTCGGCAATGTCCACGGCGCCTACAAGCCCGGTGCGGTCAAACTCCGTCCCAAGATTCTCAAGCAGGGCCAGGATGCCGTCATCGCCAAGTACGGCAAGGAAGCCGAGTTTGATCTCGTCTTCCACGGGGGTTCCGGGTCCGACTTGAGCGACATTCGGGAAACCCTCGGCTATGGTGTGGTCAAGATGAACATCGATACCGACACCCAGTATGCCTTCACCCGGCCGATCGTCACCCACATCTGCTCGAATATCGAGGGTGTGCTCAAGATCGACGGCGAGGTCGGCAACAAGAAGACCTACGACCCGCGCTCCTACCTGAAGAAAGCCGAGCAGTCGATGGCCAACCGGATGAAGGTGGCCTGTGAGGACCTTCAGTCCGTCGGCAAGACGATCTTCGGCAAGGTCTGA